In the Phaseolus vulgaris cultivar G19833 chromosome 7, P. vulgaris v2.0, whole genome shotgun sequence genome, one interval contains:
- the LOC137828837 gene encoding calmodulin-like protein 11: MTMTDVLSEEQIVDFKEAFGLFDKDGDGCITVEELATVIRSLDQNPTEEELQDMISEVDADGNGTIEFDEFLSLMAKKVKDTDAEEELKEAFKVFDKDQNGYISASELRHVMINLGEKLTDEEVEQMIKEADLDGDGQVNYDEFVKMMMTVR; encoded by the exons ATGACTATGACAGATGTCTTGAGTGAAGAACAAATTGTTGATTTTAAGGAGGCCTTTGGGTTGTTTGACAAAGATGGAGATG GCTGCATTACTGTGGAAGAACTGGCCACTGTCATTCGGTCATTGGATCAGAACCCTACAGAAGAAGAGCTTCAAGATATGATAAGCGAAGTCGATGCAGATGGGAATGGAACCATTGAATTTGACGAGTTCTTGAGCTTGATGGCCAAGAAAGTGAAA GACACTGATGCAGAAGAGGAGCTCAAAGAGGCTTTCAAGGTTTTTGATAAAGATCAAAATGGCTATATATCAGCTAGTGAG TTGAGACACGTAATGATCAACCTAGGAGAAAAACTAACTGATGAGGAAGTGGAGCAGATGATTAAAGAAGCAGATTTGGACGGTGATGGCCAAGTTAACTATGATGAATTTGTCAAGATGATGATGACCGTTCGATGA